DNA sequence from the Acetoanaerobium noterae genome:
CGAGTGGGAGTAGTAAATCAAATCCGTGTATCCTTTTTAATAAAGGAATACACGGGTTTTTAATTTTCGTATTGCACTAATAAGGTAAACTAGTTTGAAATGTGCGTATTAATTATATAATTTAAGAACCGATACAACAAAATTTATATTGTTGCATATGCACTGAGAAAACAGTATACTATCAGTATAGATGGAACAGTGGAGGATAATATGAATCACAAAGAAAAGATACTTAACTATCTAAAAGAAAACAACGGAGTCATCACAACACAATATTGTAAAGAAGAAGGAATTCCTAGAGTATATCTTACAAGGCTTGTAGAAGAAAATATACTTTCTAGAGTGGATAGAGGTATTTATATTTCAAAACAGGGAGATTATGACGAATATTATTTTTTTCAGCATAAATTTAAAAAAACGGTATTTTCTTATGAGACAGCTCTATATTTACAAGGATTAACTGATAAAATACCACAATTGATTGAGGCGAGTGTCCCTTACAGCTATAAAATTAATAATCTTCCCAATAATGTAAAACTATATTATGTGAAAAGCGATATATCAGATATGGGAGCGATAGAAGTAAAAACTATATATCAAAATAAGGTCAGAGCATATAACATTGAAAGAATAATATGTGATTTTGTTCAAAACAAGAATAACATAGATCCAGAAGTTTATGTTAAGACAATACGAGGATATGCATCATCTAAAAACTCTGATATAAATAAACTCTTTATATATGCTAAAAAAATGGGGATTATTGAAAAGGTAAGAAGTACAATGGAGGTTATTTATGAATAAAGATAAAATAACAGCTATGTGCCGTAAAGTATCCAATGAAACAGGATTAACTTTTAATTCTGTTATGA
Encoded proteins:
- a CDS encoding type IV toxin-antitoxin system AbiEi family antitoxin domain-containing protein, yielding MNHKEKILNYLKENNGVITTQYCKEEGIPRVYLTRLVEENILSRVDRGIYISKQGDYDEYYFFQHKFKKTVFSYETALYLQGLTDKIPQLIEASVPYSYKINNLPNNVKLYYVKSDISDMGAIEVKTIYQNKVRAYNIERIICDFVQNKNNIDPEVYVKTIRGYASSKNSDINKLFIYAKKMGIIEKVRSTMEVIYE